In Legionella sp. PATHC035, a genomic segment contains:
- a CDS encoding HAL/PAL/TAL family ammonia-lyase — MEHLKSFNTPQTSHGVDVNRTGRSVVTIGHGCQLTIASSQTLAHYSSAVALPPQAMEAIEASYQYLKVHVDSRVPIYGVNTNFGDQVRYIDAALKDTDTLDYYESINERQENIIRSLSCGLGTVVSPHLVRVTMMLRAHCLAQGYSGVHPELINSLLDFLNAGITPVVRCYGSIGASGDLIPLSMIAAALIGEPVAVTYQDKVMLAPEAIQLAGLKAYKPVMRDGLALINGTSFMTAIASLAVYDLHHLFKYMLAAVAMTLESLLVISSAYHPMVHQLKKQKGEIEINQFFIDFWEGSQLLTDLDELRTTDYTYKPVQDYYSIRSVPQGFGPFQENLERAIEWVESEMNSVNDNPVIDVAANNIHHSANFMGYYVTDACDILKMNIAQASTWMHALLANLVHPRKNHDLPVNLVPNPEKHNGFRSMQLLSAALAVQNRKLAQSHQAYTLPTEGDNQDVNSLGTHAAFDLQESVANLERLTAILLLAATQALELRGIEKASKKAQSIYHNVRHYSPKIEHCRPMSEEIELMINLLKDGKI, encoded by the coding sequence TTGGAACATCTAAAGTCTTTCAATACTCCCCAAACGTCTCATGGTGTCGATGTGAATCGAACAGGTAGGTCCGTTGTAACCATCGGACATGGTTGTCAATTGACCATTGCCTCCTCTCAAACACTAGCGCATTATTCATCAGCGGTGGCTTTACCACCACAGGCGATGGAAGCAATAGAGGCTTCGTATCAATATTTGAAAGTACATGTTGATTCGCGAGTTCCGATTTACGGTGTGAATACCAACTTTGGTGATCAGGTTCGTTATATCGATGCTGCACTCAAAGATACGGACACATTAGATTATTATGAATCCATTAATGAACGACAAGAAAACATTATTCGCTCACTTTCTTGCGGTTTAGGTACGGTAGTTTCACCTCACCTCGTGCGTGTCACGATGATGTTGCGGGCTCATTGCCTGGCGCAAGGGTATTCAGGTGTTCATCCAGAATTGATCAATTCACTGTTAGATTTTCTCAATGCGGGTATTACCCCCGTTGTCCGTTGTTATGGATCGATTGGTGCTAGTGGCGATCTCATTCCTCTTTCCATGATTGCCGCAGCGTTGATTGGAGAGCCTGTCGCAGTCACTTATCAGGATAAAGTGATGTTAGCCCCTGAGGCCATTCAATTAGCTGGTCTCAAAGCGTATAAACCGGTGATGCGTGATGGGCTTGCTTTGATTAATGGCACGTCATTTATGACGGCAATTGCCAGTTTGGCAGTTTATGATTTGCATCATTTATTCAAATACATGTTAGCAGCCGTTGCGATGACCTTAGAGTCTTTACTCGTAATTAGTAGCGCGTATCACCCAATGGTACACCAACTGAAAAAGCAGAAGGGAGAAATTGAAATCAATCAATTTTTCATTGATTTCTGGGAAGGCAGTCAATTATTGACGGATTTAGATGAGTTACGGACCACTGATTACACCTATAAACCCGTACAAGATTATTATTCTATTCGCTCAGTTCCTCAAGGATTTGGTCCTTTTCAAGAGAATTTGGAACGTGCCATTGAGTGGGTAGAAAGTGAAATGAATTCCGTTAATGATAATCCTGTTATTGATGTTGCTGCGAATAATATTCATCATAGTGCTAATTTTATGGGTTATTATGTTACTGATGCGTGTGATATTTTGAAAATGAATATCGCTCAAGCCTCGACGTGGATGCATGCATTGCTCGCCAATTTAGTCCATCCGCGTAAGAATCATGATTTACCAGTGAATTTAGTGCCTAATCCAGAAAAACATAACGGGTTCCGTTCCATGCAGCTGCTGTCTGCGGCGCTTGCAGTACAAAATCGCAAATTGGCCCAGTCACATCAGGCATATACTTTACCGACAGAGGGTGATAATCAAGATGTGAACAGCTTGGGAACACATGCTGCTTTTGATTTGCAAGAGTCAGTAGCCAATTTGGAGCGTCTAACCGCTATTTTGCTGCTTGCGGCAACTCAGGCACTTGAATTGCGGGGTATCGAAAAGGCAAGTAAAAAAGCTCAATCCATTTACCACAATGTTCGTCATTATTCACCAAAAATAGAGCATTGCAGACCGATGTCGGAAGAGATTGAGCTCATGATTAATTTATTAAAGGATGGCAAAATCTAA
- the epmA gene encoding elongation factor P--(R)-beta-lysine ligase: MWQPSASIEYLRQRAELLTKIRHFFTERGYWEVETPIMARYGTTDVYLSNIKATFRGEAYCLQTSPEYHMKRLLAAGSGSIFQIARVFRDDELGRWHNPEFTLLEWYQLGIDHHALMDEMDLFLQMVMHSKSMIKKTYRHAFLDACNVDPFTATIPQLRQTLARFDLDNVLLPQEEDKDQYLFLLMSHVVEPFLAKENAPVAVYNFPASQAALAQINDGVAERFEVYYQGVELANGFHELTDADAQAKRFVEDQKLRSEKGLPSVAADHYLLQALKHGLPPCSGVALGIDRLVALALKQPEIAKIISFDFTRA, from the coding sequence ATGTGGCAACCTTCAGCATCTATTGAGTATTTGCGCCAACGGGCAGAACTATTAACAAAAATCAGGCATTTCTTTACTGAACGGGGTTATTGGGAAGTTGAGACGCCAATCATGGCCCGTTATGGCACAACGGATGTCTATCTCAGTAATATCAAAGCAACGTTTCGTGGTGAAGCCTATTGCCTACAAACTTCCCCTGAATATCATATGAAACGTTTGCTTGCGGCAGGAAGTGGTTCTATTTTTCAAATAGCGCGGGTATTTCGCGACGATGAATTAGGGCGCTGGCATAATCCAGAGTTTACTTTGTTAGAATGGTACCAACTGGGTATAGATCATCATGCATTGATGGATGAAATGGATCTGTTTCTGCAAATGGTCATGCATTCTAAATCCATGATCAAAAAAACCTATCGACATGCTTTTCTTGACGCGTGCAATGTGGATCCATTCACTGCAACAATCCCTCAACTTCGTCAAACATTGGCGCGCTTTGATTTGGACAATGTATTACTTCCTCAGGAAGAAGATAAAGATCAATATCTATTCTTACTGATGAGTCATGTTGTAGAACCTTTTTTAGCAAAAGAAAATGCGCCAGTTGCTGTGTATAATTTTCCAGCATCACAAGCTGCTTTAGCACAAATTAATGATGGAGTCGCAGAGCGTTTTGAGGTCTATTACCAAGGAGTGGAATTAGCGAATGGCTTTCATGAGTTGACTGATGCCGATGCTCAAGCAAAACGCTTTGTTGAAGACCAAAAGCTAAGAAGTGAAAAAGGTCTTCCCTCCGTAGCTGCCGATCACTATCTTTTGCAGGCTTTAAAACATGGATTGCCTCCTTGCAGCGGCGTGGCTTTAGGTATTGACCGGTTAGTCGCTTTGGCCCTCAAACAACCAGAGATTGCTAAAATTATTTCTTTTGATTTCACTAGAGCCTAG
- the coaBC gene encoding bifunctional phosphopantothenoylcysteine decarboxylase/phosphopantothenate--cysteine ligase CoaBC — protein sequence MQDFIGKKILLGVCGGVAAYKSAYLIRELTRAGAEVQVVMTQSAQQFVSPLLMQALSGNSARTELFDAEAERAMGHIELARWADYLVIVPASANILAKMAQGIADDLLSTLYLVSEVPVIVCPAMNHSMWAHPATKANCTILRDRGAIFVGPEEGSQACGEQGFGRVSEVEHIMSALRLSDVHQLLAGKKVLVTAGPTREPLDPVRYISNYSSGKMGYAMAEAAAMAGAQVTLISGPTSLQASAGIRRIQVESAQEMLDAVMQEMPTDGIFIGTAAVADYRVESPASEKMKKKNHEEMTLKLIKNPDILSRVVDSARASCVVGFAAETTDVVHYATEKLQRKKLDMIVANSVGKGLGFESEVNQVIIITKSKQIELPLTHKTRLAGQIIAIIAATLQNDAH from the coding sequence ATGCAAGATTTTATTGGCAAAAAAATACTTCTTGGGGTATGTGGTGGGGTCGCTGCGTATAAATCAGCCTACCTGATTCGGGAGTTAACTCGAGCCGGAGCTGAAGTACAAGTAGTGATGACCCAATCAGCTCAGCAGTTTGTTAGCCCTTTGTTAATGCAAGCTTTATCCGGCAACAGCGCACGTACAGAATTATTTGATGCCGAGGCAGAACGCGCTATGGGACATATTGAGCTAGCGCGTTGGGCAGATTATTTAGTGATTGTGCCTGCTTCTGCAAATATTCTTGCTAAAATGGCTCAGGGTATTGCGGATGATTTACTTTCTACTTTATACCTGGTATCAGAAGTCCCGGTCATTGTTTGTCCGGCGATGAATCATAGTATGTGGGCTCATCCTGCAACCAAAGCCAATTGCACGATTTTGCGGGACAGGGGGGCAATTTTTGTGGGGCCTGAAGAAGGTTCGCAAGCGTGTGGCGAGCAAGGTTTTGGACGTGTGAGCGAAGTGGAACACATCATGAGTGCATTACGTTTGTCGGATGTACACCAGTTACTTGCGGGAAAAAAAGTTCTTGTCACCGCTGGGCCTACTCGTGAGCCGCTGGACCCAGTGCGCTACATCAGCAATTACAGCTCCGGAAAGATGGGGTACGCTATGGCAGAGGCCGCTGCTATGGCCGGCGCACAAGTTACCTTAATTAGTGGACCAACTTCTTTACAGGCTTCGGCTGGAATTAGGCGAATTCAGGTTGAATCTGCACAAGAGATGCTTGATGCCGTAATGCAAGAAATGCCTACAGATGGTATATTTATAGGAACAGCTGCTGTTGCAGATTATCGGGTTGAGTCGCCTGCGTCAGAAAAAATGAAGAAGAAAAACCATGAGGAAATGACGCTTAAGTTGATAAAAAATCCCGATATTCTCAGTCGTGTTGTCGATTCAGCCCGGGCTTCTTGCGTGGTTGGATTTGCTGCTGAAACCACGGATGTCGTGCATTACGCCACCGAAAAGCTACAACGTAAAAAATTGGATATGATTGTGGCGAATTCGGTAGGAAAAGGACTTGGATTTGAGAGTGAGGTGAATCAAGTCATTATCATTACAAAAAGCAAGCAAATCGAATTGCCCTTAACCCATAAAACACGGTTAGCAGGACAAATTATTGCAATCATTGCTGCAACTCTGCAAAATGATGCGCATTAA
- the sufU gene encoding Fe-S cluster assembly sulfur transfer protein SufU, which yields MSAELRELYQEIIIDHNRNPRHHYEMKDATVQANGFNPLCGDKLTVYAKIEEDLITELSFLGCGCAISQASASLMTDSLKGKSIEEAHELFHRFHHMLTQNEEGQLVHMDKLMVLAGVKAYPARVKCATLAWHTLEAALNKDSNVVKTE from the coding sequence ATGAGTGCTGAACTGCGTGAGCTTTATCAGGAAATCATTATCGATCACAATCGCAATCCACGTCATCATTATGAAATGAAAGATGCGACGGTGCAGGCGAATGGTTTTAATCCTTTATGCGGTGATAAATTAACGGTTTATGCCAAAATCGAAGAAGATTTGATCACTGAGTTAAGTTTCTTAGGATGTGGTTGCGCCATATCCCAGGCCTCAGCTTCCTTGATGACCGATTCTTTAAAAGGGAAAAGCATAGAAGAGGCGCATGAACTGTTTCATCGTTTTCATCATATGCTGACACAAAATGAAGAGGGGCAGTTAGTGCATATGGACAAGTTAATGGTTCTTGCTGGAGTGAAGGCTTATCCAGCCCGGGTAAAATGCGCGACTTTGGCATGGCATACATTAGAAGCGGCATTGAATAAAGACAGCAATGTTGTGAAAACGGAATAG
- a CDS encoding cysteine desulfurase: MDALDIHAIRNDFPVLKQKINDFDLVYFDNAATTQKPKAVIEAISRYYEQDNSNIHRGVHTLSVRATEHYEAARSKVKRFINANSPNECIFVRGTTEAINLVAQSLVAPRILPDEEILITHMEHHSNIVPWQMVCKKTGAKLQVAPMTLDGEILLEEFAKKLNKNTKFVAITHASNALGTVNPVKEMIKMAHEYGAEVLLDGAQAIPHLPVDVQDLGCDFYAFSGHKLYGPTGIGVLWGKEELLNAMSPYQGGGEMINYVTFDATEYAPIPHKFEAGTPNIAGVIGLGAAIDYLESLDMEAIIAYETQLLDYATAGVQSVGGFNIIGTAQQKVPVVSFVHGTIHAHDVGTILDSEGIAVRSGHHCAMPLMDFYNVAATSRISLSFYNTREEIDRCIKVLHRVKEVFA, encoded by the coding sequence ATGGACGCTTTGGATATTCATGCAATTCGTAACGATTTCCCTGTACTCAAGCAAAAAATAAATGATTTTGATTTAGTTTATTTTGATAATGCGGCAACGACTCAAAAGCCTAAGGCAGTGATTGAGGCTATTTCTCGTTATTATGAGCAGGATAATTCGAATATCCACCGCGGTGTTCATACCTTGAGTGTCAGAGCTACAGAGCATTATGAGGCTGCTCGTTCCAAAGTAAAGCGCTTTATCAATGCCAACTCCCCGAATGAGTGTATCTTTGTTCGCGGCACAACGGAAGCGATTAACTTGGTTGCTCAAAGTTTGGTTGCACCGCGCATTTTACCGGATGAAGAAATTTTAATTACCCATATGGAACATCATTCCAATATTGTTCCTTGGCAGATGGTGTGCAAAAAAACAGGGGCAAAACTGCAAGTTGCGCCTATGACCCTGGATGGTGAAATTTTATTAGAAGAATTTGCCAAAAAATTAAATAAAAATACTAAGTTTGTTGCGATTACCCATGCTTCTAATGCCTTGGGTACTGTCAATCCGGTAAAAGAAATGATTAAGATGGCCCATGAGTATGGTGCTGAAGTATTACTAGATGGCGCGCAAGCTATTCCTCATTTGCCTGTAGATGTGCAGGATTTGGGATGTGATTTTTATGCATTCTCAGGGCATAAATTATATGGTCCTACCGGTATTGGTGTTTTATGGGGTAAAGAAGAGCTTTTGAATGCCATGTCTCCTTATCAGGGAGGCGGTGAGATGATTAATTACGTGACCTTTGATGCAACAGAATATGCGCCTATTCCGCATAAATTTGAAGCAGGCACGCCGAATATTGCCGGTGTCATTGGGTTAGGCGCCGCTATCGATTATTTAGAATCTTTGGATATGGAAGCGATTATCGCTTATGAGACACAGTTACTGGACTATGCAACTGCTGGGGTTCAGTCTGTCGGCGGATTTAATATAATCGGAACTGCTCAGCAAAAAGTACCGGTTGTTTCTTTTGTGCATGGAACAATCCATGCTCATGATGTGGGCACTATTTTAGATAGCGAAGGAATTGCAGTACGGAGCGGTCATCATTGTGCTATGCCATTGATGGATTTTTACAATGTCGCTGCTACGTCACGAATTTCCTTGTCCTTTTATAACACTAGAGAGGAAATTGATCGATGCATCAAAGTATTGCATCGAGTTAAAGAGGTATTTGCATGA
- the sufC gene encoding Fe-S cluster assembly ATPase SufC, producing the protein MLEIKDLSVEINDQAILKGINLQVNAGEVHAIMGPNGSGKSTLSKVLAGHPSYHMTGGEISYLGQDLAPLSPEERARAGIFLSFQYPVEIPGVTNVNFLKASVNAVRKGQGKNTLDAIEFLTFIREKCQLLEMDESFLYRSINEGFSGGEKKRNEILQMAALEPKLAILDETDSGLDIDALRIISHGVNAMRSPERSIILVTHYQRLLDYIQPDFIHVLVNGRIIMSGDKTLALELEKKGYSWLEETV; encoded by the coding sequence ATGTTAGAAATTAAAGACTTAAGTGTTGAAATAAATGATCAAGCTATTTTAAAAGGCATTAATCTCCAGGTAAACGCTGGTGAAGTTCATGCTATTATGGGGCCTAATGGTTCAGGAAAAAGTACTCTGTCTAAGGTATTGGCTGGTCATCCTTCGTATCATATGACTGGTGGAGAAATAAGCTATCTAGGCCAGGATTTAGCTCCTTTATCTCCCGAGGAAAGAGCGCGTGCCGGTATCTTTCTATCTTTTCAGTACCCTGTAGAAATACCTGGGGTAACCAACGTCAATTTTCTCAAGGCTTCTGTTAATGCCGTACGTAAAGGCCAGGGAAAAAACACATTAGATGCAATTGAGTTTCTGACCTTCATCCGAGAGAAATGTCAGTTATTGGAAATGGATGAAAGTTTTTTATACCGCAGCATTAATGAAGGGTTTTCTGGTGGTGAAAAAAAGCGCAATGAAATTTTACAGATGGCTGCCTTAGAACCCAAGCTTGCTATTTTGGATGAGACCGATTCAGGGTTGGATATCGATGCATTGCGGATTATTTCCCATGGTGTTAACGCTATGCGCTCACCAGAGCGCTCTATTATTTTAGTAACCCATTATCAGCGGTTGCTGGATTATATTCAGCCAGATTTTATTCATGTGCTGGTCAATGGTCGTATTATTATGTCCGGTGATAAAACATTAGCACTTGAATTAGAGAAAAAAGGCTACAGTTGGCTTGAGGAAACGGTGTAG
- the sufD gene encoding Fe-S cluster assembly protein SufD has protein sequence MSEILDFYQQRAKASFSTLPWLAQLQTKALNDLHQQGFPTRHDENWKYTSVDALLNQPFMRSDAAEPSKDSGNAAYDEAMSSDLPIKQNLLILNGLISGEQQLMQALPKGVLVLPLSVALTQHPELLKPYLGTILKQEHGFHFLNTAMIHCGVMIYIPAGVVIEEPIALTHRQNRRDQAVHLRHLIIAEANSQATIIEDYQGLADCSYLTNKVTEVVVGSGAKLTHCTIQRESKSAFHVGHLSVKQLAGSEFANHSLSLGGQWVRSDISLYLQEEKAHSLMNGIYAPAEGQHVDHHTTVQHLVPNCSSEQDYKGILMGRSRAVFNGKVIVAHEAQHTDAKQQNKNLLLSANAEVDTKPQLEIFADDVLCSHGATVGQLDEEALFYLATRGIDRLEASHYLIHAFASDNLRLIPHRQLADYMGHLLTQQLG, from the coding sequence ATGAGCGAGATCTTGGATTTTTACCAACAACGGGCAAAAGCCAGTTTTTCTACTTTGCCTTGGCTTGCCCAATTGCAAACTAAAGCATTAAATGATTTGCATCAGCAGGGCTTTCCAACGCGCCATGATGAAAATTGGAAATATACTTCTGTTGATGCCTTGTTAAATCAACCCTTTATGCGTTCTGATGCTGCTGAGCCTTCTAAAGATTCAGGGAATGCCGCTTACGATGAAGCAATGTCTTCTGATTTACCAATAAAGCAGAATTTATTGATCCTTAATGGACTTATTTCTGGTGAACAGCAACTTATGCAAGCGTTACCGAAAGGAGTATTGGTACTTCCTTTAAGCGTAGCGTTAACCCAGCATCCGGAGCTGTTGAAGCCTTATTTGGGGACGATTTTAAAACAAGAGCATGGTTTTCATTTTTTAAATACCGCCATGATTCATTGTGGGGTGATGATCTACATTCCCGCAGGAGTGGTTATTGAAGAGCCGATTGCTTTAACGCATAGACAAAATCGTAGGGATCAAGCGGTACATCTGCGACATTTGATTATTGCTGAGGCAAACAGCCAGGCGACGATTATTGAAGATTATCAAGGTTTGGCAGATTGTAGCTATTTGACCAATAAGGTCACTGAGGTTGTCGTAGGTTCTGGTGCAAAACTAACCCATTGCACCATTCAAAGAGAGAGTAAATCTGCTTTTCACGTGGGTCATTTATCCGTCAAACAATTAGCAGGCAGTGAGTTTGCGAATCATTCTCTAAGCCTCGGCGGCCAATGGGTACGGTCCGACATTAGTTTGTATTTGCAAGAAGAAAAAGCGCATTCCTTAATGAACGGAATATATGCTCCTGCAGAAGGGCAACATGTGGACCATCATACAACAGTGCAGCATTTGGTGCCTAATTGCAGTAGTGAACAGGATTATAAAGGGATTCTCATGGGCCGTTCGCGTGCGGTATTTAATGGTAAAGTAATTGTTGCGCACGAAGCACAGCATACGGATGCCAAACAGCAAAATAAAAATCTTTTACTTTCAGCCAATGCAGAAGTGGATACTAAACCGCAATTAGAAATTTTTGCTGATGATGTATTGTGTTCTCATGGTGCAACGGTTGGACAATTGGATGAGGAAGCATTATTTTATTTGGCAACCCGCGGAATTGATCGACTTGAAGCATCACACTATTTAATCCATGCGTTTGCCAGTGATAATCTGCGGCTTATTCCCCATCGTCAATTGGCGGACTACATGGGGCATTTATTAACACAACAGTTGGGGTAA
- a CDS encoding phosphomannomutase/phosphoglucomutase, with product MKYQQKQVSRSVFRAYDIRGIIGQELDENAFYSIGLALACHLHDLKRQQIFLARDGRLTSFAMASALKQGLLDSGIDVFDLGAVPTPVMYFAIHTQEIDCGLMVTGSHNPANYNGIKMVLLGKTLMQKDIDILYHLVHERKRLVGQGQDVAFDVLPKYKQRILSDIKIKRPLKVVVDCGNGIAGPIIPEVLSQLGCEVVALYCDVDGHFPNHHPDPTIEANLADLKAAVAAHQADIGLAFDGDADRLGLITNKGEMIWPDRLMMLYVRELLTRLPGATIVFDVKCSSHLESVIKEAGGVPKMCPTGHSIVKHVMRKEGAALAGEMSGHLFFKDRWYGFDDALYSACRLLEIISAADLTVSEQFESIPNSINTPELKIAIADDEKFQFMKRFNEMAEFPKARVIAIDGLRVEFDKGWGLLRASNTTPCLVARFEAEDEDNLEHIQQLFKKQMHLLNDKLELPF from the coding sequence ATGAAATACCAGCAAAAACAAGTTTCTCGTTCTGTGTTTCGTGCCTATGATATCCGCGGCATCATTGGACAAGAATTGGATGAAAATGCCTTTTATAGTATTGGACTTGCCCTGGCTTGTCATTTGCATGACTTAAAACGGCAACAAATTTTTTTGGCACGGGATGGTCGTCTCACCAGTTTTGCAATGGCTTCCGCTTTAAAGCAAGGACTATTGGATAGTGGGATTGATGTATTTGATTTGGGTGCGGTACCAACACCGGTGATGTATTTTGCAATTCATACTCAAGAAATTGATTGTGGTTTGATGGTAACCGGAAGCCATAATCCAGCAAATTACAATGGAATTAAAATGGTCTTATTAGGTAAGACCTTAATGCAAAAAGACATTGATATCTTGTATCACTTGGTTCATGAACGGAAGCGGCTTGTCGGTCAAGGTCAAGATGTGGCATTTGATGTATTGCCTAAATACAAGCAACGTATTTTAAGTGATATCAAAATTAAACGTCCATTAAAAGTGGTGGTCGATTGCGGTAATGGTATTGCTGGCCCGATTATTCCCGAAGTGCTCAGTCAGTTAGGGTGTGAGGTGGTGGCTCTTTACTGTGATGTCGATGGTCACTTTCCCAATCATCATCCTGATCCAACAATAGAGGCGAATTTAGCTGATTTAAAAGCCGCAGTGGCAGCACATCAGGCGGATATAGGTTTAGCTTTTGATGGGGATGCGGATCGATTGGGTTTAATTACCAATAAAGGTGAGATGATTTGGCCTGATCGGTTGATGATGCTTTATGTCCGTGAATTATTAACCCGTCTTCCTGGAGCGACTATAGTTTTTGATGTGAAATGTTCCAGTCATTTAGAATCGGTGATCAAAGAAGCAGGTGGGGTACCCAAAATGTGCCCCACAGGCCATTCCATCGTAAAACACGTGATGAGAAAAGAAGGTGCCGCTCTGGCAGGTGAAATGAGTGGGCATTTGTTCTTCAAAGATCGTTGGTATGGATTTGATGATGCACTCTACAGTGCTTGTCGTTTGCTCGAAATCATTAGTGCTGCGGATCTAACCGTCAGTGAACAATTTGAATCGATTCCTAATAGCATTAATACTCCTGAACTGAAAATCGCTATAGCCGATGATGAGAAGTTTCAATTTATGAAACGCTTTAATGAAATGGCAGAGTTTCCTAAGGCACGAGTGATTGCAATTGATGGTTTACGGGTTGAGTTCGATAAAGGTTGGGGTCTTTTACGTGCTTCCAACACTACTCCTTGTCTCGTTGCTCGCTTTGAAGCGGAAGATGAAGATAATTTGGAGCACATCCAACAGTTATTTAAGAAGCAAATGCATTTATTGAATGATAAGCTCGAGTTGCCATTTTAA
- the dut gene encoding dUTP diphosphatase: protein MTQAIQLKILDARIGDTIPLPTYATHGAAGLDLRVCINEPIQIAPQETVLLPTGLSIYIADPKLAAVILPRSGLGHKNGIVLGNLVGLIDSDYQGELKISCWNRGIEHFTVNPGERIAQLVFIPVVQAAFEIVDSFTETSRGEGGFGSSGRH, encoded by the coding sequence ATGACCCAAGCAATTCAACTAAAAATTCTGGATGCACGAATCGGCGATACCATCCCATTACCTACCTATGCCACCCATGGGGCAGCTGGATTAGACTTGCGAGTTTGTATTAATGAACCCATTCAAATTGCCCCCCAAGAAACCGTATTATTGCCTACAGGATTATCAATCTATATTGCTGACCCTAAATTAGCCGCAGTGATTTTACCGCGTTCAGGTTTGGGACATAAAAATGGTATTGTTTTAGGTAACTTAGTCGGGTTAATTGATTCGGATTATCAAGGTGAGCTCAAGATTTCTTGTTGGAATAGAGGCATTGAGCATTTCACTGTCAATCCAGGAGAGCGTATCGCTCAATTAGTTTTTATTCCGGTGGTGCAAGCCGCTTTCGAAATAGTGGACTCGTTTACTGAAACCTCCAGAGGTGAAGGTGGATTTGGCAGTTCAGGGAGACATTAA
- a CDS encoding SUF system Fe-S cluster assembly protein, giving the protein MFGFKKKQDSELLKEAITNALREIYDPEIPVNIYDLGLIYDVSIDDEAHVTIQMTLTTPGCPVAQTFPGTVEQAVNKVEGVRDCTVELVWEPPWTQERMTEAARLELGIFY; this is encoded by the coding sequence ATGTTTGGTTTTAAGAAAAAACAAGATTCAGAATTGCTGAAAGAGGCCATTACTAATGCGCTTAGGGAAATTTATGACCCTGAAATTCCTGTTAACATTTATGATTTGGGTTTAATTTATGATGTATCCATTGATGATGAAGCCCATGTTACCATTCAAATGACTTTAACCACTCCTGGTTGTCCTGTTGCTCAAACTTTTCCGGGAACGGTAGAACAAGCAGTCAATAAAGTTGAAGGGGTTCGTGATTGTACTGTGGAGTTAGTTTGGGAGCCGCCTTGGACTCAGGAGAGAATGACTGAAGCAGCACGTCTTGAATTGGGAATTTTTTATTAA
- the radC gene encoding RadC family protein — protein sequence MTVVQSTRQLNLREKLLTHGVQSLSDTELLAVFISSGNSKKSCVQLAFELLKHLGDLRAILNADKQSFQQIPGLGEVRYAQLQAVKEICRRSDFIQLQKDTPITNSKQTYAYLKKRLRDYKYETFAALFLDNQHRIIAYEELFSGTINTATIHPRPIIERVLQLNAAALILAHNHPSGLSDPSHQDIAVTERIRDALELVDARLLDHLVIGDNEVYSILAESKLICRE from the coding sequence ATGACGGTTGTCCAATCAACACGGCAGTTGAACTTGCGTGAAAAACTGCTCACCCATGGTGTACAAAGTCTTTCAGATACTGAATTACTCGCTGTCTTTATCAGCTCTGGCAATAGTAAAAAATCCTGTGTACAACTCGCTTTTGAGCTCCTCAAGCACCTGGGCGATTTACGAGCGATTCTTAACGCCGATAAACAATCTTTCCAGCAAATACCTGGTTTAGGAGAGGTTCGCTATGCCCAATTGCAAGCAGTCAAGGAAATATGTCGGCGCAGTGACTTCATTCAATTACAAAAAGATACACCCATCACGAACAGCAAACAAACCTACGCCTATTTAAAAAAACGTTTGCGCGATTATAAATATGAAACTTTTGCCGCGTTGTTTCTCGATAATCAGCATCGCATCATTGCCTATGAGGAACTTTTTTCTGGCACCATCAATACGGCAACAATTCATCCAAGACCCATCATAGAACGTGTTCTTCAACTCAATGCAGCAGCACTGATTCTTGCCCACAACCACCCCTCAGGCTTATCCGATCCCAGTCATCAGGATATCGCAGTAACAGAACGTATCCGTGACGCATTGGAATTGGTTGATGCGCGTTTACTGGATCATCTAGTCATTGGTGATAATGAAGTCTATTCCATCCTGGCCGAAAGCAAATTGATATGTCGCGAATAA